The DNA region GAAATACACTCGGATAAACCATTCGAAAATCGAATATTTCATTACCATGACTAACTTGAAAATCCAAACACATAGCAAGCTCTTTATTTGCTTGCCATTTCCCGACTTGCAGCCAATCGACAGCTGCCTCAAGATTCGCCACAGCAGCTTTTTCTGAAGATAGTCTGGTACTGCGATTAAGCCACCAAATCATGCAAACCCTTTCGGCCTTTTAGGAGTTCTAGCTGTGTCATCAAAGGATACTTCCGGGGAGGAAGTCGTAGAAGCAGATGTTGCTGCACCCAGGAGGCTCGTTCCTCCAGAACGAGACGAGTGCTCTAGATTTTTAAGAACCTGACTAGTAAGAGCACTTCCCATACGAGTTTCAAGAGTACTAGATATAAGTCGCTGTTCAGCTAAACGCCCTGCTTCGTAAAAGTCAGTTCTAGCTTTATCGAGCCAATCATAGAATGCTCTAGCACGCTCGGGATGACTTTCCCATTTGTCTGCAAAGTTTTCCAGGGCGTCAGTTGGATTTTTGATAACGTGTTTCGTACCATCGAATTCAATTGCGGCTTCCATACGCTCCAGGATTGAGAGAAGTGCTTGACCGATAGTGTCCTCACCTTGATAAGCGTGCGCAGCTAGAGTGGAAATGATGATCGAAATTGGTTTGTCTGTAGGGTCATCGACAAACATAGTATCTCTATGGTGCTTTAAAACCATTATCGCTGACTGAAGAGGAGTTCTAACCCGATAAGTAGGAATATCTTCTATACTTGCGTCTATTCCACCTTTTCTCATCTCGTTAAGAACCTGTATCCTGCGACGTTTATACTCGTCTCCCATACGAGATTTAAACCATTCTGCGTAACCTCGCGGATTAGAACGAGGCCAGTCGTCTGTAATTTCAAAATACTGAGGAATTACTTCATTGTCAGTGATGGCAATAGCTGAATCCGAAAATTGTGCATCAAGTTGTTTAGCTTCAAGGAGTCGACGCTGATCTAATCCATTTGGAATACTTGGTACTATATCCATGTGAAATTGAGCACCGTCAGAATAGTCAAGACGCCAGCAACGTCGGCCTTCATGAACTTCCTTAGTAATGCCTTTACTATCTCGGTAGAGTTTGATTTCCTTTCCAAGTAGAGCCTTCAAATCATTCTGGGT from Pleionea litopenaei includes:
- a CDS encoding nucleotidyltransferase domain-containing protein, which translates into the protein MTSKITKQAEDYLEALVNSIEISPSKYEQAEKSYKSLGEWLHREDSSVRDFEPDVYVQGSFRLGTAVKPQSKDEEYDVDSVCSLTKLDKSDLTQNDLKALLGKEIKLYRDSKGITKEVHEGRRCWRLDYSDGAQFHMDIVPSIPNGLDQRRLLEAKQLDAQFSDSAIAITDNEVIPQYFEITDDWPRSNPRGYAEWFKSRMGDEYKRRRIQVLNEMRKGGIDASIEDIPTYRVRTPLQSAIMVLKHHRDTMFVDDPTDKPISIIISTLAAHAYQGEDTIGQALLSILERMEAAIEFDGTKHVIKNPTDALENFADKWESHPERARAFYDWLDKARTDFYEAGRLAEQRLISSTLETRMGSALTSQVLKNLEHSSRSGGTSLLGAATSASTTSSPEVSFDDTARTPKRPKGFA